A stretch of Metabacillus sp. FJAT-52054 DNA encodes these proteins:
- a CDS encoding M28 family peptidase: protein MKSNKYMKLVLAAVIALPFAGQTAHAEEKNAAQEQAEKTAMNAFMNKVDQEYAFSKAYELSKYKWRTAGSQAEHQASLYVEKEMRKLGLQDVKKESFEVDSWEFKGGNLTFKDYPRISMPVASYATKGTPKSGLKADLIYVGKGTQDDYKNIDAKGKIVLLDIDLKNDWWINYPALQAELQGAAGVIAIVRDTYGTISRDTLNTFDFTGPVTIPTVNISVKDGSKLKNLLKKKKSLSVNLKTDNKVTPKGTSYNVVGKIPGKTNTGGIIVGGHLDGYFEGFNDNAASIGLMLGVAKAMKDSNYKPEHPIYFVGHAAEEYGAINSYFDWQIGSWNMINKLHPEWRGNSRLFVNTEFAAIKLKDSDEVNTNDELMGFVQDYIDSKAPAVNTATYPNGYKVTGNNSTGSDDYSYSIAGVPTVANDRSGSDFFTTLYHTQYDTARYGNKEVLADHVKLYGSLMIHADQIAIMPFDFGKKLEGFQQTIDDDILKSADIDPATLRTETGEAKKLADSLYKKMLDINEKQREAATSPQQKAALAKAEKELLQVFQLTQGELMKLNWSIAPTFAHKEHQKTISLLDQSIAALQQGKGQEALDEYLLSIEDEWYSYHFDKKVIDQVTDSALHQPDDRLFWGAGKYVKNVDLYNVISSVKENTNGDYTKEIAELKKVKAEQEAELSKAVKEETELMRKIRMKLENVKL from the coding sequence TTGAAATCAAATAAGTATATGAAACTAGTTCTTGCCGCAGTCATTGCCCTGCCTTTTGCCGGCCAGACAGCACATGCGGAAGAAAAGAATGCTGCACAAGAACAGGCGGAAAAAACCGCCATGAATGCCTTCATGAACAAGGTGGATCAAGAGTATGCCTTCAGCAAAGCGTATGAGCTCAGCAAATACAAATGGAGAACCGCAGGCAGCCAGGCAGAGCATCAGGCCTCTTTATATGTTGAAAAAGAAATGCGAAAGCTTGGTTTGCAGGATGTAAAGAAAGAGAGTTTCGAAGTGGACAGCTGGGAGTTCAAGGGGGGGAATCTCACATTTAAGGATTATCCGCGCATTTCCATGCCGGTAGCCTCCTATGCAACGAAAGGCACGCCGAAGTCCGGATTAAAGGCGGACCTCATTTACGTTGGCAAAGGAACACAGGATGATTACAAGAACATCGATGCCAAAGGGAAAATCGTTCTTTTAGATATCGATTTAAAGAATGACTGGTGGATCAACTATCCAGCCCTTCAGGCGGAGCTTCAGGGAGCGGCAGGTGTCATCGCGATCGTCCGGGATACATATGGAACGATTAGCAGGGACACGCTGAATACCTTTGATTTCACAGGACCCGTCACGATTCCGACCGTCAACATTTCGGTGAAGGATGGAAGCAAGCTGAAGAATCTTTTAAAAAAGAAAAAGTCCCTTTCTGTCAATTTAAAAACTGACAATAAGGTTACCCCAAAAGGGACAAGCTACAACGTGGTTGGAAAAATTCCCGGAAAAACGAATACGGGAGGCATCATCGTCGGCGGGCATCTCGACGGATACTTCGAAGGCTTCAATGATAACGCAGCATCGATCGGCTTGATGCTTGGTGTGGCAAAGGCGATGAAGGATTCAAACTACAAGCCTGAACATCCCATTTATTTTGTTGGACATGCCGCCGAGGAATATGGTGCCATCAATTCCTACTTCGACTGGCAGATCGGCAGCTGGAACATGATCAACAAGCTCCATCCGGAATGGCGCGGCAATTCCCGTCTTTTCGTAAACACGGAGTTTGCAGCTATCAAATTAAAGGACTCGGATGAAGTCAATACAAACGATGAACTGATGGGCTTTGTGCAGGATTATATCGACAGTAAGGCACCTGCAGTGAATACAGCGACCTATCCGAATGGCTACAAAGTAACGGGGAACAACAGTACAGGCTCGGATGATTACAGCTATTCCATTGCCGGCGTCCCGACCGTGGCAAACGACCGCTCCGGCTCGGACTTCTTCACAACCCTTTACCACACCCAATATGACACGGCGAGATACGGGAACAAAGAAGTCCTTGCTGATCATGTCAAACTTTACGGTTCCCTGATGATTCACGCCGATCAGATTGCCATCATGCCTTTCGACTTCGGGAAGAAGCTGGAGGGATTCCAGCAAACCATCGATGATGACATCCTGAAAAGTGCGGATATTGATCCAGCCACGCTCAGAACGGAAACCGGGGAAGCGAAAAAACTTGCGGATTCACTATATAAAAAAATGCTCGATATCAACGAAAAGCAAAGAGAAGCTGCTACTTCACCGCAGCAAAAAGCAGCCCTGGCAAAAGCAGAAAAAGAACTGCTCCAAGTATTCCAGCTGACACAGGGCGAGCTGATGAAACTGAACTGGTCGATTGCTCCAACCTTTGCTCATAAAGAGCATCAGAAAACAATCAGCCTGCTTGACCAAAGCATCGCTGCCCTCCAGCAGGGGAAAGGACAGGAAGCACTCGACGAGTATTTGCTTTCTATTGAGGATGAATGGTACAGCTACCACTTTGATAAAAAAGTGATTGACCAAGTCACCGACTCAGCCCTCCATCAGCCGGATGACCGCTTGTTCTGGGGAGCGGGGAAATACGTGAAAAATGTAGATCTTTATAATGTGATTTCTTCTGTAAAAGAGAACACAAATGGTGATTACACTAAAGAGATTGCTGAATTAAAGAAGGTAAAAGCGGAACAGGAAGCAGAATTGAGCAAGGCGGTTAAAGAAGAGACAGAATTGATGAGGAAGATTAGGATGAAGCTGGAAAATGTGAAATTGTAA